CTTTCCGTTCTCGCTCGATGTTATCACTCAGATACTTCTTCACCCGGCCCATAGTGACCACCGCGTTGTTGCTGAGCGCCTGAATGACTTGGAGCGGCGACATGAGCCCCTCATCGTTGATGCGTTTGAGAACAACATCTAGCTCCTCGCCAGCCTCTTCGAGAATCTTGGGGCTTGAAGCAAAATAAGTCAAAGCATCTACGTATAGTTGGGGTTCTTCTGGACCATATTTCTTCAAAGCTTGGATGGCCCCTCGTGTATCCTTTGCAGACGTGAATGAGCGGAAAATGTCAGAACGAAGACCTTCCTGCTCCCGCACCAGGGTCGATCCTTCCCGAAAGCCCGATAGGTCTGAGAGCAACAAGACACTGGATGTGGAGATCGGGATCTAGAGAAACATCAGTCATGCTACAAATGAGAAATTGTTGCATATCAGGTTCATACGTCTTTGCCTTCGATGAGTCTCTTGGCTTTAGtctcccattcttccttctcggtCGTGGCTTTCTTGCGAGATGCCGTATCTAGGTACATCTCGAATAGGGTCGTATAAAGGTCCactttgtcttcttctttcacaCTTTCTTGACTGATAAGGGCCTCTAAGAATGTAATAAACTCTTGAGGATGGCCCACAAAAGCAGAGAATGCAGTTCGGGGCTTGGGAATTTGGTAGACTGTGGTATCTTCTGCCGCCTCGGCCTCTACTTCAGGTGAAGGTTCAACGGCTGCCGTCTTTGTGCCTGCGCTAGAATTTATCaaagggagaggaaggaaagctGCCAGACTTTGTAATGTGCTAGTCGACTGCGCCTGTGGCTCGGGTGGATTCTGAACTTCCGTGATGGGCTTGTACTTTCCCTTGTAGTAATCGATAAAAAGTTCGGTTGTTCTCTGTGGGCAATTAGAGAGGAGAACACGAGCATACTTCATAAGGTTATAGTAGGCCTTGAAATAGTTAGTATCATGCTATGGAGGCTCATGGTTAGTACGAACCAGTTCAGGGTCAAGCCTCCAGATGTATTCCACAGCCTCTGCGTACTTCTTCGAGTCCTCAATCAATATGTCAACAACCATGTCGTTTTCGCCGTACTTTGTAGCCAAATATGCGGCTTGCTCATAGTAGCCGCCCTGACGGCACATGGCAATAGCTGTTTCCAAGTCGAACTTCAATTCACCGGGAGCTTTGATAAACTCATCTAGTTTGCCCGTGTCTTTGAGCTTAGCGTAGCAGTTCAATAACAACGTCGTGTGGTCAACTGTGGCACTATCATGGTCGTGCAACTCTTCGAGGTACTCGATCAGATTGTGGATACGCTGCGTATCTAGATACTATTTTCGTACACGGTTAGTTACGAGTATGTAGTGTGTGTATGGTGCTCCAACCTTCCGAATGACTTGTGATGGCTCTGTATTGTCAATGGCCCGGAGGTATTGCTGCATGGCTGTGTCATAATCGCCCCTCTGGTACAAAAAGTCGCCGTATTTACGATAGATAGCATTCTGCTGGAAGGTGTCGACACCCTTCTTCTGTGCCAGATTAATCGCTAGTATATAGAGACTGCGCTGGTAGAGAATTTCAAGTTTTTGTTGCAGACTCTTCTCACGATAGCGGTAGATCTTTCTCAGGTTAGCATAGTCAATATGTACGAAGCGGCCCGCGTACCTTTCCGTCGGTGGTGAGAATGAACAGGTCGCCCCACTCAATGAAAACTTGTTTCACAGGAGACACTAGGGCTTCCGAGTGTGCAATGAACTTCAGATCCGTATCCAACAATGTAAAGGTGGTTGTGCTAAAAAGATCATTAGGCTGGCTGACATCGAAGTTCCGCAAAGTACTCGAATTCGAAGTTGCGACCTTCGGAGGGCAGACTAGTGCGACATAATCCTTAAAAATGTTGATTGAATTCTTCGGACTGTCGAAAGCGTAGCTGGGCCCGCGCCCATGCGGCCCATAGGTGTATATCGCATCCTCTCTGGCCACGAGAACGTCACCGTTGTCTTTGTCGAGAGCCATACAGCCGAGAGCGCAGCCCGTGTCTTCGAGAACTCGTGCCGGTTGGCCCTGCCCTCTACCAGCGATGACCAATGCTAATATCCGGTTCGTTGTGGAGATGTATAGGATAGTGGTCGGGCCACTGTGTATTTCAAGTCCAGTTATCGGTTCTTCTGATTCGAAGACAATACGTTGCCGCGCCCCGCGGTCATGAATTAAATCGCCACGAATGATTGCTACGGAACCATTGGCGAAACCCACGGCGACCTGCGACAGGTCGGGAACGGCCGTAAACGCAGATATCTGCCCATTCAGTACTTAGCAAGAGTTCGAGCACCACCGAGAGCGAACTAACGTACGGGGAACGGTCTTCTAGCATTCTGCACCGGGGTCGTTGATAAGCACTTAGGGGCTCccgttttcttctccgtcttATCCAGAGCCCAAACTTTCAACGCTGGTTCACTCGAGGCATCATCTGCGATCGTAACAAGGAGCGATGTTCCTTCTATCTGTTTGATATGCGTTATAGGGCCGCCTTCGGATGCCTTGAACGATCGTAGGAGCTTGAACGAGGGCGAGATGAGGTGGACGAAGCCATCGGTGGATCCAAGGAAGAGATTCGATGAGCCGGTACAAAGGGAGGAGATATCGGACTAATTCCGAGGATATCATATTAGTATGTCGATATATTGGTAAGTTGGTAGTAAGGACGTACACTGAATATCGATGAGCTCTCTTCAGGTAGCTTGACGGAAGAGACGtcgaagaagttgaaggctTTCCACTGTGACACGACGTATTAGCAAGTACGCTTGCGACAGATA
The sequence above is a segment of the Aspergillus oryzae RIB40 DNA, chromosome 3 genome. Coding sequences within it:
- a CDS encoding tethering complex subunit PEP5 (vacuolar assembly/sorting protein PEP5/VPS11) — translated: MALTSWKAFNFFDVSSVKLPEESSSIFSSDISSLCTGSSNLFLGSTDGFVHLISPSFKLLRSFKASEGGPITHIKQIEGTSLLVTIADDASSEPALKVWALDKTEKKTGAPKCLSTTPVQNARRPFPISAFTAVPDLSQVAVGFANGSVAIIRGDLIHDRGARQRIVFESEEPITGLEIHSGPTTILYISTTNRILALVIAGRGQGQPARVLEDTGCALGCMALDKDNGDVLVAREDAIYTYGPHGRGPSYAFDSPKNSINIFKDYVALVCPPKVATSNSSTLRNFDVSQPNDLFSTTTFTLLDTDLKFIAHSEALVSPVKQVFIEWGDLFILTTDGKIYRYREKSLQQKLEILYQRSLYILAINLAQKKGVDTFQQNAIYRKYGDFLYQRGDYDTAMQQYLRAIDNTEPSQVIRKYLDTQRIHNLIEYLEELHDHDSATVDHTTLLLNCYAKLKDTGKLDEFIKAPGELKFDLETAIAMCRQGGYYEQAAYLATKYGENDMVVDILIEDSKKYAEAVEYIWRLDPELAYYNLMKYARVLLSNCPQRTTELFIDYYKGKYKPITEVQNPPEPQAQSTSTLQSLAAFLPLPLINSSAGTKTAAVEPSPEVEAEAAEDTTVYQIPKPRTAFSAFVGHPQEFITFLEALISQESVKEEDKVDLYTTLFEMYLDTASRKKATTEKEEWETKAKRLIEGKDIPISTSSVLLLSDLSGFREGSTLVREQEGLRSDIFRSFTSAKDTRGAIQALKKYGPEEPQLYVDALTYFASSPKILEEAGEELDVVLKRINDEGLMSPLQVIQALSNNAVVTMGRVKKYLSDNIERERKEISTNRRLISSYSTETENKRKELEQLGSKPVVFQARRCALKSCGGVLDLPTVHFLCKHSFHQRCLNKVDEEAECPVCAPQNSTIRAIRKRQVESADQHELFKGELQRSKDGFSVISEFFGRGVMRPQSTME